The Candidatus Binatia bacterium genome includes a region encoding these proteins:
- a CDS encoding methyltransferase domain-containing protein: protein MYFCLLQTAKRLFPTEQCCRAPLLYGIRSLTRAARPGASAAANEARARLRIRRLGLRDDDDPLAVFQKLRRTLKPGGKLLLTTPNTVRLVNFAFMVNGHNFFDRYKGNIYGRHNREFTVPELRQILEQNGFRITEC from the coding sequence GTGTACTTCTGTTTGCTCCAGACCGCGAAACGGCTGTTTCCTACCGAGCAATGCTGCCGCGCTCCCTTGCTCTATGGCATCAGGTCATTGACGCGAGCAGCTCGGCCCGGCGCCTCTGCCGCTGCGAATGAGGCGAGGGCGCGGCTAAGGATCCGCCGACTCGGACTCCGCGACGACGACGACCCCCTTGCGGTGTTCCAGAAGCTGCGGCGTACTTTAAAGCCAGGTGGCAAATTGCTCCTGACCACGCCGAATACCGTTCGATTGGTAAACTTTGCCTTTATGGTCAATGGGCACAACTTCTTTGACCGCTACAAGGGCAATATCTACGGCCGCCACAATCGCGAATTTACGGTTCCGGAGTTGCGCCAGATTCTGGAACAGAACGGCTTTCGCATCACCGAATGTTAA
- a CDS encoding glycosyltransferase family 39 protein: protein MSNENRAQRGRPEQAQTNRDRATLALHLILLTAVSTWFESLFVHQGLNLLDEGWIYYTAKQLHEGGTLYEDVFFVFPPLHALPAWIGYALDPPGLIVTRWIYAMLNVALCISLYLLGRCLMEPRYALIGALLLSLNSASSHASHYLFAYRYVGFSVLALLAFHSRQRSGDARWLVAAGALAGIGLCFRLTPTFAVSIAIGLGILASTRDWRVWVRDGSSYAAGLLTVSGPVIAWYAWTVGPSVLWSEVVQRPVEMTALQSLPVPDLFLPAWSDRAQIEGAFVALEFRIAIAVAGGYLAWVLWGWQRDLRAGHAYRNPLLLALSVFAAVYLTRAFGRACSGHLTSAIPPILLLMGHLLGSLDQGVRRWLPTRWASGIAVTVGILLLAGWTVAQRSDQWILGTLGGHRPIPETGNRVFRDAFIPHSVDLGVRWIKQATKPGDVVLDLSSSPMLHVLTGRRGPGVADIVMPGTFRDEAEEARFLEHMIEDPPDFVLTPAKPFDGREERGFAQTAPLLAAWINENYQVRERSWAFVGWVPRAQKPSRQGRP, encoded by the coding sequence ATGTCAAACGAGAACCGAGCCCAGCGCGGGCGACCCGAGCAGGCCCAAACGAACCGCGATCGAGCCACGCTTGCTTTGCACCTGATCCTCCTCACAGCGGTGAGCACGTGGTTCGAGTCGCTCTTTGTCCACCAGGGCCTCAACCTCCTGGACGAAGGCTGGATCTACTACACGGCGAAGCAACTGCACGAAGGCGGCACCCTCTACGAGGACGTGTTCTTCGTCTTCCCGCCATTGCACGCGTTGCCGGCGTGGATCGGCTACGCGCTGGACCCTCCAGGATTGATCGTCACGCGCTGGATCTACGCGATGTTGAACGTGGCGTTGTGCATCAGCCTCTATCTCCTCGGCCGATGCTTGATGGAGCCGCGGTACGCGCTGATCGGCGCTCTTCTCCTCTCCTTGAACTCTGCTTCATCGCACGCATCGCATTACCTTTTCGCCTACCGGTACGTGGGCTTCAGCGTGCTCGCGCTTCTCGCCTTCCACAGTAGACAGCGCAGTGGTGACGCACGCTGGCTGGTCGCGGCCGGCGCTCTCGCCGGGATCGGCCTCTGCTTCCGACTGACACCGACCTTCGCCGTGAGCATCGCAATCGGGCTCGGGATCCTGGCGAGCACCCGCGACTGGCGCGTCTGGGTTCGCGATGGCAGCAGCTATGCGGCGGGGCTCCTGACCGTCTCCGGCCCGGTCATCGCGTGGTACGCGTGGACCGTGGGCCCGAGCGTCCTCTGGAGCGAAGTCGTGCAGCGACCGGTGGAGATGACCGCACTACAGAGCTTGCCCGTCCCCGATCTATTCCTTCCGGCCTGGTCAGACCGGGCGCAGATCGAGGGCGCATTCGTCGCGCTCGAGTTTCGGATCGCGATCGCCGTGGCAGGGGGCTACCTCGCGTGGGTTCTGTGGGGATGGCAGCGAGACCTTCGCGCCGGCCATGCCTATCGCAATCCTCTCCTGCTTGCGCTTTCGGTATTCGCAGCCGTCTATCTGACGCGTGCGTTCGGCCGTGCATGCAGCGGTCACCTGACCTCAGCGATTCCTCCGATTCTCCTGCTGATGGGGCATCTTCTGGGCTCGTTGGACCAGGGCGTACGCAGATGGCTTCCCACGCGCTGGGCGAGCGGCATTGCGGTCACCGTCGGAATCCTGCTGCTCGCAGGCTGGACCGTCGCGCAACGATCGGACCAATGGATCCTAGGTACGCTGGGGGGCCACCGACCCATCCCGGAAACGGGGAACCGCGTGTTTCGTGACGCCTTCATTCCACATTCGGTCGATCTCGGGGTCCGCTGGATCAAACAGGCCACCAAGCCCGGGGATGTCGTGCTCGACCTATCCTCGTCACCCATGCTGCACGTGTTGACCGGTCGCCGCGGCCCGGGAGTCGCGGACATCGTGATGCCCGGCACCTTTCGCGACGAAGCCGAGGAAGCGCGTTTTCTCGAGCACATGATCGAAGATCCGCCGGACTTCGTGCTCACTCCCGCCAAGCCCTTCGACGGGAGAGAAGAGCGCGGCTTCGCGCAGACGGCACCGCTGCTCGCCGCGTGGATCAACGAGAACTACCAGGTGCGCGAGCGAAGCTGGGCGTTCGTCGGCTGGGTTCCGCGAGCGCAGAAACCATCCCGCCAGGGGCGACCCTAA
- a CDS encoding DVUA0089 family protein has product MGNFVVAYTAYDKTYSYTGYRPCYDTTCLFTRRNLENGDVAPAVFKINDPSQTNTNQIRPDEDQNSNPEIVSLPTGEFVVLWEGYDYYDYGNGSFGIDEGVFGRLTVKIGQTKGGSFRINETSMYYQGQYGDLAGAGGPDGDFVVAFRDEGACCGNQPGGSIRVGLFDKRGRPRLPEFGVSSEDEDGYVVDVAQAANGNFMVTWASDRSEGTGRIFDADGNPLTNDFELGADVSGSYREPPLRIAASDDSFVVTWSDDQVLARRFDHAGVPLTDAFQVNTQLDASWSDIAAMPNGDFVVAYKDTDYYIRAQQFQVAFPDPIEMPIPGKALILKNKVPDDPYKNGAKWKASLAKTIEAPPRGGDGDPRCNGDPVGTAKAVLRFVSPTSGHDSQPIPLYCQNWFATGSSAVSTVGKRGYSYADSRLELGPCNMVKIGGTKSLTVSCKAKKGIRTFDYDLEPGVSEGTVHAILELGRYRYCSEFTTVGSGDGSDGKKFKGRKADAGAACLPGYFTLRQCGNTEVGYDEVCDDGNTDDGDYCSFDCRRETSICGDSQTGADEACDDGNTSDGDYCSADCRVETAVCGDSQVGPGEVCDDGNTNDEDYCRSDCQRITAVCGDTDIGPGEACDDGDTADGDYCNADCTQVTAVCGDGAVGPGECCDDGDTTPATDAACDATCTSGSLCPPCNFSPGDYSYCWSAECGPCTEGMGHCRYQSECASGLTCVDNIGPQYGFRYWVDVCKTVVCGDGVQEGAEACDDGNTEDGDSCSADCSTRTSVCGDGLIEVEETCDDSNASASDGCDDSCQIELIQTETEPNNTPATADPLLIGGPGVPGLLRGAIVGNSEDDYFFFELTSTTTVTVNTLAQPGGPWGDTQLWIYNNSGSELGYNDDGGPGYYSRLTLALAPGTYRIKIDEYGRNGNVDYDLFVSVD; this is encoded by the coding sequence GTGGGCAACTTCGTGGTCGCCTACACCGCCTACGACAAAACTTATAGCTACACGGGGTATCGGCCCTGTTACGATACGACCTGCCTATTCACCCGACGCAATCTTGAGAATGGCGACGTCGCACCCGCTGTGTTCAAGATCAACGACCCCAGCCAAACGAACACGAACCAGATTCGACCGGACGAAGATCAGAACTCGAACCCCGAAATCGTCTCGCTTCCGACCGGTGAATTCGTCGTCCTCTGGGAGGGCTACGACTATTACGACTACGGCAACGGAAGTTTCGGCATAGACGAAGGCGTCTTCGGGCGCCTCACCGTCAAAATCGGTCAGACCAAAGGCGGCAGCTTCCGCATCAACGAGACATCCATGTACTACCAGGGCCAATACGGCGACCTCGCCGGGGCCGGCGGGCCCGACGGAGACTTCGTCGTCGCCTTTCGCGATGAAGGCGCCTGTTGTGGCAACCAACCCGGCGGCAGCATTCGCGTCGGCCTCTTCGACAAACGAGGCCGCCCACGACTTCCGGAGTTCGGGGTAAGCTCGGAAGACGAGGATGGCTACGTCGTCGATGTCGCCCAGGCCGCCAATGGAAATTTTATGGTCACGTGGGCCAGCGACCGGTCTGAGGGCACCGGCCGCATCTTTGACGCCGACGGAAACCCCCTGACCAACGACTTTGAACTTGGCGCCGATGTCTCCGGCTCCTACCGCGAGCCGCCGTTGCGAATCGCGGCCAGCGACGACTCCTTCGTGGTCACCTGGAGCGATGACCAGGTGCTCGCACGCCGCTTCGACCATGCCGGCGTTCCCCTCACCGACGCCTTCCAGGTCAACACCCAGCTCGACGCTTCGTGGTCCGACATCGCGGCGATGCCCAACGGCGACTTCGTCGTCGCCTACAAGGACACCGACTACTACATCCGCGCTCAGCAATTTCAGGTAGCCTTCCCCGACCCCATCGAAATGCCCATCCCCGGCAAGGCCCTGATCCTGAAGAACAAAGTCCCTGATGACCCCTACAAGAATGGGGCGAAATGGAAGGCTAGTCTCGCCAAAACGATCGAGGCGCCGCCGCGCGGTGGCGACGGCGACCCACGGTGCAACGGCGACCCCGTAGGCACCGCCAAAGCGGTGCTGCGTTTCGTGAGCCCCACCTCGGGCCACGACTCCCAGCCTATCCCGCTCTATTGCCAGAACTGGTTTGCCACCGGGTCGAGTGCGGTGAGTACCGTAGGCAAGCGCGGATACAGCTACGCCGACTCGCGCCTCGAGCTGGGCCCCTGCAACATGGTCAAGATCGGCGGCACCAAGAGCTTGACGGTGAGCTGCAAGGCCAAAAAAGGCATTCGCACCTTCGACTACGATCTCGAGCCTGGTGTTTCGGAAGGAACGGTCCACGCCATCCTGGAATTGGGCCGCTACCGCTACTGCTCGGAGTTCACCACGGTGGGCAGCGGCGATGGCAGCGACGGCAAGAAGTTCAAGGGGCGCAAAGCCGATGCCGGGGCTGCCTGTCTCCCCGGCTATTTCACGCTACGCCAGTGCGGCAACACCGAGGTCGGCTACGACGAAGTCTGTGACGATGGCAACACCGACGATGGCGACTATTGCAGCTTCGACTGCCGCCGCGAGACTAGCATTTGCGGAGACAGCCAGACCGGCGCGGACGAAGCCTGCGACGACGGCAATACTTCAGATGGCGACTATTGCAGCGCCGACTGTAGAGTAGAGACCGCGGTCTGCGGTGACAGCCAGGTAGGCCCCGGTGAGGTCTGCGACGACGGAAACACCAATGATGAAGACTACTGCCGCAGCGATTGCCAACGCATCACGGCCGTCTGCGGCGATACGGACATCGGTCCCGGCGAGGCCTGCGATGACGGCGATACTGCAGATGGAGACTATTGCAACGCCGACTGCACGCAGGTCACCGCGGTGTGCGGTGACGGCGCCGTCGGCCCGGGCGAGTGTTGTGATGACGGCGACACGACACCAGCGACCGACGCCGCATGCGACGCGACGTGCACCAGCGGATCACTTTGCCCGCCCTGTAATTTCAGTCCCGGAGATTATTCCTACTGCTGGTCCGCTGAATGCGGACCCTGCACCGAAGGAATGGGCCATTGCCGATACCAGTCCGAGTGCGCAAGCGGGCTGACCTGCGTCGACAACATAGGCCCCCAATATGGCTTCCGGTACTGGGTGGATGTCTGCAAAACCGTGGTCTGCGGTGATGGAGTCCAGGAAGGTGCCGAGGCGTGTGACGATGGCAACACCGAAGACGGTGATTCCTGTAGCGCCGACTGCAGCACCCGCACTTCAGTCTGCGGAGACGGCCTGATCGAGGTCGAAGAGACCTGCGACGACTCCAATGCGAGCGCCAGTGACGGTTGCGACGACTCCTGCCAGATCGAGCTGATTCAGACTGAAACCGAGCCCAACAATACGCCCGCCACCGCCGACCCACTCCTCATCGGCGGCCCGGGGGTGCCGGGCTTGTTGCGGGGGGCGATCGTCGGCAACAGCGAAGACGACTACTTCTTCTTCGAGCTGACCTCCACCACGACGGTCACCGTAAATACCCTAGCACAGCCGGGGGGGCCCTGGGGCGATACCCAACTGTGGATCTACAACAACAGCGGATCAGAGTTGGGATACAACGACGATGGTGGACCTGGCTACTATAGCCGTCTTACGTTGGCGCTGGCTCCGGGCACCTACCGGATCAAGATTGACGAGTACGGCCGAAACGGAAATGTAGACTACGACCTCTTCGTGAGTGTCGACTAA